One region of Coraliomargarita parva genomic DNA includes:
- a CDS encoding beta-galactosidase has product MRFGTSYYPEITDESEWEQDLQNMRTACLDTLRILEFAWSAIEPREGEYQFDWLDRFMDLANSLEFKVIIGTPTATPPPWLTTQYPEMMIVSRDGLRHQPGGRRDADVCNDIYQHYSVEIAKVLAERYGQHPAVIGWQIDNELMGPEAAPPESHSRSATFRFRQYLKRVHGDLATLNQRWGTRFWSQEYSDWGEIGIPANKRSTMGQVLDHSRFFSESIRHFIQLQYDVIRPIIDPSHWVSTNSTAIFDRGLDHQDWAKVVDTVGWDSYFSTAFASNALGHDLFRSAKHQPFWIFETNSLPEPIQPAFWAEMLAHGAQGIIMWHWRNHPANAENETQTFCDWGGTPDPRRIKFMQDIAARPEFQSPIPAKFPRAKAAVLYCPDCARISLTPDPYIHNRGEIPYSKRLLTTYQVLARLGISVDIIQPGTPLEGYQLLVMPSAQLLSLEMSDAIRSFVLQGGTLLGVAKTMHKDQWGQNYNTPGEALADVLGFTMARNRTLPSESGRIQAQLGETIVDCDPFVERVTPTTAQVEATFLNGPSKGQPASLIHRFHKGTVYYAAAHSEALITDLAQKAARKAQINDYESLGERVAIYPDPQSDSIWLLNHSSDAIQTSGTRIPSGEYIKLGLNEMNPIQPASQEC; this is encoded by the coding sequence ATGCGATTTGGAACCAGTTATTACCCCGAGATCACGGACGAATCCGAGTGGGAGCAGGACCTGCAGAACATGCGGACGGCCTGCTTGGATACGTTGCGAATCCTTGAATTCGCCTGGAGCGCAATCGAACCGCGTGAGGGCGAGTATCAATTCGACTGGCTCGACCGCTTCATGGATCTGGCCAACTCGCTTGAGTTTAAAGTGATCATCGGCACTCCGACCGCCACACCGCCTCCCTGGCTGACCACGCAGTATCCGGAAATGATGATTGTTAGCCGGGACGGCCTCCGGCACCAACCCGGTGGACGCCGCGACGCGGATGTCTGCAACGATATCTATCAACACTACTCGGTCGAAATTGCGAAAGTGCTCGCCGAACGCTACGGCCAGCATCCCGCCGTCATCGGCTGGCAAATCGACAACGAGCTCATGGGCCCCGAGGCCGCCCCACCGGAGAGCCACAGTCGCTCCGCCACCTTCCGTTTTCGGCAATACCTCAAGCGCGTACACGGCGATTTAGCGACCTTGAACCAACGCTGGGGCACCCGCTTCTGGAGTCAGGAATACAGCGACTGGGGTGAGATCGGCATACCCGCCAATAAACGCTCGACCATGGGCCAGGTGCTCGATCATTCCCGCTTCTTCAGCGAAAGCATCCGCCACTTCATCCAGCTGCAATACGATGTCATTCGGCCAATCATCGATCCATCCCATTGGGTATCGACTAACTCTACGGCGATCTTTGACCGCGGACTGGACCATCAGGATTGGGCCAAAGTGGTCGATACCGTTGGGTGGGATTCCTATTTTTCCACAGCCTTTGCCAGCAACGCGCTGGGACACGACCTCTTCCGAAGTGCAAAGCACCAGCCTTTTTGGATCTTCGAGACCAATTCTCTCCCGGAACCGATCCAACCGGCCTTCTGGGCCGAAATGCTCGCCCATGGAGCTCAGGGTATTATCATGTGGCATTGGCGTAACCACCCCGCGAACGCGGAGAATGAAACCCAAACCTTCTGCGACTGGGGCGGCACTCCGGACCCAAGACGGATCAAGTTCATGCAGGACATCGCAGCCCGACCTGAATTCCAAAGCCCGATCCCAGCGAAATTCCCCCGAGCCAAAGCAGCCGTCCTCTACTGCCCGGATTGTGCCCGAATCTCGCTCACTCCAGATCCATACATTCATAACCGCGGGGAGATCCCTTACAGCAAACGCCTGCTTACCACCTATCAAGTCCTGGCCCGCCTCGGCATCTCCGTCGACATCATCCAACCAGGCACCCCACTCGAAGGCTATCAACTCCTCGTCATGCCCTCCGCACAGCTCCTATCATTGGAAATGAGTGACGCGATCCGTAGCTTTGTCCTCCAAGGTGGCACCCTGCTGGGCGTCGCAAAGACGATGCATAAAGACCAGTGGGGCCAGAATTACAACACTCCCGGCGAAGCCCTGGCCGATGTGCTCGGCTTTACCATGGCACGCAACCGCACCCTCCCGAGCGAAAGCGGTCGCATCCAAGCTCAGTTGGGCGAAACGATCGTCGACTGCGATCCTTTCGTCGAAAGGGTCACTCCGACCACCGCTCAAGTCGAAGCCACCTTCTTGAATGGCCCATCCAAAGGGCAGCCCGCTAGTTTGATCCATCGCTTTCACAAAGGAACCGTCTACTACGCAGCAGCCCACTCCGAAGCCCTGATCACCGACCTCGCCCAAAAGGCAGCCCGCAAGGCCCAAATCAATGACTACGAATCCCTCGGTGAACGTGTTGCCATTTACCCGGATCCCCAAAGTGACAGCATCTGGCTGTTGAATCACTCGTCCGATGCGATTCAAACATCAGGCACCCGCATTCCTTCAGGCGAATACATCAAGTTGGGCCTGAACGAAATGAATCCCATCCAACCCGCTAGCCAAGAATGCTAG
- a CDS encoding type II secretion system protein: MNPHPPKQAISPRSGFTLIELLSVIATIAVLSAILIPAIARVRESANNAKCLNNLRQLQVAAKLYSTNDRQQTNPTMTTWHSDLIPYLGLPSGIHTLSDITKLSPEVAQTTVFWCPSVDYNSAHPRVQRDNNCYGINTAYYASAGEDRPDMHRTVMDNSAYASRTIAFLDSTSRNVTHSTPDRIGIGRHGNNVNAVFIDGHAESVLYNGKETTLDPEWRARFDGPNR, translated from the coding sequence ATGAACCCTCACCCTCCAAAGCAAGCCATCTCCCCACGCTCCGGGTTTACCCTGATCGAGCTGCTGTCCGTCATTGCAACCATTGCCGTATTGTCGGCTATCCTGATCCCCGCAATCGCCAGGGTCCGCGAGTCCGCCAACAATGCCAAATGTCTGAACAACCTTAGGCAGCTGCAGGTCGCGGCGAAGCTCTACTCGACCAACGACAGGCAGCAAACCAACCCGACCATGACCACATGGCACAGCGACCTGATTCCGTATCTAGGCCTACCTTCAGGAATCCACACGCTGTCCGACATCACGAAGCTCTCGCCCGAAGTCGCACAGACAACAGTCTTCTGGTGCCCGTCTGTCGACTACAACAGCGCCCACCCAAGAGTCCAGCGCGACAACAACTGCTACGGGATCAATACTGCCTACTACGCCTCCGCGGGCGAAGACAGACCCGACATGCACAGAACGGTCATGGATAACAGCGCATACGCCTCACGAACGATCGCTTTTCTCGATAGCACCAGCCGAAACGTCACCCACTCCACCCCGGATCGGATCGGTATTGGGCGACACGGCAATAATGTGAATGCCGTCTTTATCGACGGCCACGCCGAGAGCGTCCTCTACAACGGAAAAGAAACGACTTTAGACCCCGAATGGCGCGCGCGCTTCGATGGGCCCAACCGCTGA
- a CDS encoding GntR family transcriptional regulator, with protein MDSRLPKTIKGSATRKQEQVVDQIVALARQYGAGMKLPTVVELSKSLGVTVSTVDRSLGRLEEMGIVRRKRGSGIYVSSQIDQKRIGLVFGRNVFGSGSSPFYRMLIQCCEQRALRHNEAFSFYLDTPQLGRDEENDIHHDLADALSRGRLDGILVASKRSPEQDRLLRSYGLPMVVLSANTSGYGLVGFDMEFFLEQTLCVLKERGCESIGFISTRPYQREVFEKVTKREGVTVDADWVKCLPGPDIISPDRYEAEGRRLMGALHEANSGRMPDGIIIADDMLARGACDEFERLGGVVGGDVKFAVQVNRGCDVLHNWNDRLIQYEMDSNEVVEAMFTELEALMEQPNEPRPPVFVKGHLKA; from the coding sequence ATGGATTCACGTCTCCCCAAAACGATTAAAGGCAGTGCGACTCGCAAGCAGGAGCAGGTTGTCGATCAGATAGTTGCTTTAGCTCGCCAGTATGGGGCTGGGATGAAGCTGCCGACAGTGGTTGAGTTGTCCAAGTCGCTCGGCGTGACGGTTTCTACTGTGGACCGCAGCTTGGGGCGTCTGGAGGAGATGGGTATCGTGCGCCGTAAGCGGGGGAGCGGTATTTATGTCTCCTCGCAGATTGATCAAAAGCGGATTGGTCTGGTTTTCGGGCGTAATGTGTTTGGTTCCGGAAGTTCTCCTTTCTACCGGATGCTCATTCAGTGCTGCGAGCAACGTGCGCTGCGGCATAATGAAGCTTTTTCATTCTATCTGGATACGCCGCAGCTGGGGCGCGACGAAGAAAATGATATCCATCATGATTTGGCGGACGCACTTTCGCGGGGTCGTTTGGATGGCATTCTCGTTGCTAGTAAGCGTAGTCCGGAGCAGGACCGGCTACTCCGATCCTATGGTTTACCCATGGTGGTGCTGAGCGCCAACACATCGGGCTATGGATTGGTCGGGTTTGATATGGAGTTTTTTCTGGAGCAAACCCTTTGCGTGTTGAAAGAGCGGGGTTGTGAGTCGATCGGTTTTATTTCCACGCGGCCCTATCAACGGGAAGTTTTTGAAAAGGTTACGAAGCGTGAAGGCGTTACGGTTGATGCTGACTGGGTGAAGTGCCTCCCCGGGCCTGATATCATATCACCGGATCGCTATGAGGCCGAAGGGCGACGGTTGATGGGAGCGCTGCATGAGGCGAATTCGGGACGCATGCCGGATGGAATTATCATTGCGGATGACATGCTTGCGCGCGGTGCTTGCGATGAATTTGAACGTTTGGGCGGCGTCGTCGGTGGCGACGTCAAATTCGCGGTTCAAGTGAACCGTGGCTGTGATGTCTTACACAATTGGAATGATCGCCTGATCCAATACGAGATGGATTCCAATGAAGTTGTGGAAGCGATGTTTACCGAACTGGAAGCTCTCATGGAACAGCCCAACGAACCGCGTCCACCTGTTTTTGTTAAAGGCCATTTGAAGGCGTAG
- a CDS encoding PEP-CTERM sorting domain-containing protein, with amino-acid sequence MKHIPILGITLFAASAVNAQTTIFDHTFDGSGSTALGTTTEDYSGVAWSTDGFDGTDFIFADGTTDSRAAALLAYSFTSGTYEITATTLVADTFLGIGLTTSDPVQMAYVNDGDSYSTFAIRSNGDFEFWEGPGSSITNDGGAVGDYNGGDYGNGPRVGTLRMVLEWDATTHTGTIAGYYTPNGGTEFQVDLDDQSASMTNTISTSGAALTGVGLVFDGRNGGQYGTFTMTSIPEPSTYALIGGVAALALGVCRRRK; translated from the coding sequence ATGAAACATATCCCTATCCTTGGAATTACCCTCTTTGCGGCATCTGCCGTAAATGCGCAAACGACTATTTTCGATCATACTTTCGATGGAAGTGGCAGCACGGCTCTGGGCACCACCACAGAAGATTACAGTGGTGTAGCATGGTCTACCGATGGATTTGATGGGACGGACTTTATTTTTGCAGACGGGACAACGGATTCGCGCGCGGCCGCTTTGCTTGCCTACAGTTTTACTTCCGGCACTTACGAGATAACTGCGACTACGCTTGTCGCGGACACATTTTTGGGAATAGGTTTAACTACTTCTGATCCCGTTCAAATGGCTTATGTAAACGATGGAGATAGTTACTCTACGTTTGCGATTCGCTCAAATGGTGACTTTGAGTTCTGGGAAGGGCCTGGCAGTTCTATTACAAATGATGGAGGGGCCGTCGGTGATTATAATGGAGGCGACTACGGAAATGGGCCTCGTGTCGGCACCTTGCGCATGGTTCTTGAATGGGATGCGACCACTCATACGGGCACAATTGCCGGCTACTATACACCCAACGGAGGGACTGAATTCCAGGTAGATTTAGACGATCAATCCGCATCGATGACGAATACGATCAGCACGAGTGGTGCGGCTTTAACAGGTGTCGGACTGGTCTTCGATGGTCGAAATGGCGGGCAGTATGGAACTTTCACTATGACATCCATCCCCGAACCCAGCACCTATGCGTTGATTGGAGGTGTTGCAGCTCTGGCGCTGGGTGTGTGCCGTCGTCGCAAATAA
- a CDS encoding glycosyl hydrolase family 28-related protein translates to MSRLLLLPFCILSLLQFVSARTQIPQINWVSASDWVNVQEHGAVGDGVVDDTDAIQALLSDLHPGSVLYFPPGEYRITRELLIEKSQVGNPREKRLMGAGFYGHGSDTILKYDGEPSAVMLRIRGMLHYHIEGFVFDGGGKARVGMYHDNRLEGKMLFETHLYHEFVTMRNFTEYGILFGDLDDNPGGASAETTFQHMIFENCGTGITFNKFNDYNFTFDGCTFRDNARMGIECMNGNFYVRNSRFENNGLDVSANPEHSSSIRRSVSVGSGAFLEFTNSVSPFTVENCLVTDWQRAAAITASGAPLLIFDNHFISSMDKGAVIDSDHAQNVVYAANSFEGAKRLFASDSGNYVTAELPEVSPLRLDAAMNFMPDQVEVPGCYFDVKEDFGAVGDGKADDTDAIQAAIDAARAHGKFAQVYLPHGEYRVTRPLRLEGGDYVFGGGTLYSEIYFDGDPDDDAIVVAPEGTLTLDNFRVKRSALKIRREDRDEGWRVRTYKVGVFDGSGADIRQLPSENGSHVVYHSVYVTGKYVELPFQLGLRFDGLRAHDSVVLENTEGNLQFFGSGDATILQTVGYEGTFWVRGETRGGFLGVMTRLATLTKHSIFVEDSQSFVASDFYEEQAPPEAIVLTGKAGDPPGRLTLGFVKTDRFIHIRDYVGEVNLVASQFYQHKSNPSPGIVVAGEPPVINLVSNFFYIPEFSVKPADTLVNRVGSSGSSPHNAAKMTINDVHEAGQIEGAIHDLRKLGWVDWQLKHPELLEFNDAE, encoded by the coding sequence ATGAGCCGGTTGTTATTACTCCCTTTCTGCATCCTGAGCCTGCTACAGTTTGTTTCTGCTCGCACGCAAATCCCTCAGATCAATTGGGTTTCGGCAAGTGACTGGGTTAATGTGCAGGAACATGGTGCCGTGGGCGATGGCGTAGTCGACGATACGGATGCAATTCAAGCATTACTCAGTGATCTGCATCCCGGCAGTGTGCTCTATTTCCCTCCGGGTGAGTATCGGATTACCCGTGAGCTGTTGATTGAAAAGTCACAGGTCGGGAACCCGCGTGAGAAGCGCCTCATGGGGGCTGGTTTTTACGGTCATGGTTCAGATACGATCCTAAAATACGACGGTGAGCCTAGTGCGGTCATGTTGCGCATTCGGGGGATGCTTCATTATCACATCGAAGGCTTCGTTTTTGATGGGGGCGGTAAGGCGCGTGTCGGTATGTATCACGACAACCGCTTGGAGGGGAAAATGCTCTTCGAGACGCACCTCTACCATGAGTTCGTCACCATGCGGAACTTTACGGAGTATGGCATTCTATTTGGCGATCTGGACGACAACCCCGGAGGGGCGAGTGCCGAGACCACGTTCCAGCACATGATCTTTGAAAACTGTGGCACCGGGATCACTTTCAATAAATTCAACGACTACAACTTTACCTTCGATGGCTGCACCTTTCGTGATAATGCCCGCATGGGAATCGAATGTATGAACGGCAATTTCTATGTGCGTAACAGTCGCTTTGAAAACAACGGGTTGGATGTGTCTGCGAACCCCGAGCACTCCAGCAGCATACGTCGATCCGTTTCGGTGGGGTCGGGGGCCTTTCTTGAATTTACCAATTCGGTGTCGCCTTTCACCGTGGAGAATTGTCTCGTCACGGATTGGCAACGGGCGGCTGCCATTACTGCCTCGGGGGCTCCTCTGTTGATTTTCGACAATCACTTTATCAGTTCGATGGACAAAGGTGCAGTGATCGATTCGGACCATGCGCAGAACGTTGTTTACGCCGCCAACTCGTTTGAAGGCGCGAAGCGGCTGTTCGCTTCTGATTCCGGAAATTACGTGACCGCCGAACTCCCGGAAGTCTCTCCTTTGCGCTTGGATGCCGCGATGAACTTCATGCCGGATCAGGTCGAAGTGCCCGGTTGCTATTTTGATGTGAAAGAGGATTTCGGTGCGGTTGGAGACGGCAAAGCCGATGACACGGATGCGATTCAAGCTGCCATCGATGCGGCGCGTGCGCATGGGAAATTTGCACAAGTGTATTTGCCTCATGGCGAATATCGTGTGACGCGGCCTCTTCGTTTGGAGGGCGGTGACTATGTTTTTGGAGGGGGAACCCTATACAGTGAGATCTATTTCGACGGTGACCCGGATGACGATGCCATTGTTGTGGCACCTGAAGGCACGCTGACTTTGGATAACTTTCGCGTGAAGCGGTCCGCACTTAAAATCCGCAGGGAAGACCGGGATGAAGGCTGGCGGGTTCGAACTTACAAAGTCGGCGTATTTGATGGGAGCGGGGCGGACATTCGTCAGTTGCCTTCTGAAAATGGCTCACATGTTGTGTATCATTCGGTCTACGTCACTGGGAAATACGTGGAGCTGCCGTTTCAGCTCGGGCTACGTTTTGACGGGTTGCGGGCGCATGATTCCGTTGTTCTTGAGAATACCGAAGGCAATTTGCAGTTCTTCGGCTCTGGGGATGCCACGATTCTGCAAACAGTCGGTTATGAAGGCACTTTCTGGGTTCGTGGTGAAACCCGTGGCGGTTTTCTTGGGGTGATGACGCGCTTGGCCACGCTGACAAAACACAGTATTTTTGTGGAGGATAGCCAGTCCTTCGTCGCGAGTGATTTCTACGAAGAGCAAGCCCCGCCCGAAGCGATCGTGTTGACAGGGAAAGCGGGAGATCCCCCGGGGCGGTTGACTTTGGGATTTGTGAAGACCGACCGTTTTATTCACATCCGAGATTACGTCGGGGAGGTCAATCTGGTGGCCAGCCAATTCTATCAGCACAAGAGTAACCCGTCTCCGGGGATCGTTGTGGCGGGGGAGCCGCCGGTCATCAATTTGGTCTCCAATTTCTTCTATATTCCAGAGTTCTCCGTGAAGCCAGCTGACACTTTGGTCAATAGGGTCGGTAGCTCCGGCTCATCCCCGCATAATGCGGCTAAGATGACAATCAACGATGTCCATGAAGCCGGTCAAATCGAAGGCGCCATCCATGACTTGCGCAAGCTTGGTTGGGTCGATTGGCAGCTCAAGCATCCGGAGCTGCTTGAATTCAATGATGCGGAATAG
- a CDS encoding beta-galactosidase trimerization domain-containing protein — MLLPSLLLSGVAVLALPACKDDPAAGFSATVRETFPSVDLRGYGRVSGEEASLSGGASLLTIDCESPEKAELLQAKYLSDLSLLPKTEGAELDFQGEAVTLVQADGQGYILAARKGNNVRIVSAQERSSLLAALAEGDWSDWVFSTDMTVPMYLDRWDKWGFRSHFRPWAGAPKEYVKSQGGGSYDFLEEFEFAEEMGQIGLLPFNGPHSMDTAAGLDNSMWWDWMVPLAQERGLPLGLNIKVAEGSEAPWLMNRYRDQEMQPMPQFSGTYMRIGSPYFGTRGTSSWAAKEANQVQFDLAESVLRRFEDEENVVTILEPHGELKNLAHSIFLEYGPTADSGYREYLQSIYADLGELNTAWGTDLSAWTDVRVPEVASFAGWSEDAYDLTGEWKLAYETLAPQHQGKDDLLYYNERYWVKQLESAPAPVAWFRRDFDDSDWASIQAPGSDLSLLIPSRPAVFRRHFQLSQDWLNTHDQVWLYVWDMNLASKDTFKAVLNDTLVDESGLKLMRPHWTAVNVTGQVKAGANLLALRLPKGKLSYRVYLSGKAPQGYPYFDSGRNQQWYDFAMWHCRLRKEAVRHGLETIRKVFPNRQVAQMAPDAYFDDVKELSREYGSNFHNTGYMSAFYADMLPALMRGANLPFSLEPGGPAKDLERFKSFQGMWTTEGVQGIDYFIHIGSLMWDPEIRQHFKDNLSLFELIGKYHSTQAEVAGLYSSESTRLNGFPWVLDPNKLLASGYWIWNTRGYIRDYYPSDALSESSFANGDAAAYRVILDCNTSIMSVAMVDEIEQYVRDGGTFVTYAQTGRHGTTEADAWPIERLTGYAVEKIDAMDADGKVLESGLLSVAPGQTVLFGEWAGTRANGLHLRKVAAEAQDVLLWDDGSVALGVRPLGKGYVVQVGCKFSATKIRDRLDPEQRSQESLHALPEGGDEALTNLLVQLMEWRNVAPLPFKWEADGDGVLLRQYVSNNGLYDIWALYNQNESKAIEGKLRMRDRAPAWCLDLLDESSVAMTDGVIEVALKPNQTRVFMTPRGQITDAPVEWFTLQRNWWRGTKRSGDTSTAKVSFDNMKDLTNGWAYHLLEPGQSVGQYVGEGVDTTDWPRKKRLSAWKTAEWPEPKTIILRRKFTIPENWSGDVSLSLESKSGSYFAGEGEIFLDGKSIHKKKQYGMDGFTTDAFKPGSSHELAVVIQADSTLCGVRGNAWIWLWPTPEASIDLAGEWQVSPDSLNWTGTMKLPGKYGDATLLKRTVNVPTTFDGMEHPQIYLDADARDLVGFIVNGHFVRRYHRITSDRFQLNVTPWIRFGEANDIELVPYWRNPVDSSIQSIKMAVYSEPY, encoded by the coding sequence ATGTTACTTCCAAGTTTGCTCCTGAGTGGAGTTGCCGTTCTGGCCTTGCCTGCGTGCAAGGATGATCCTGCTGCCGGTTTTTCGGCGACGGTGCGTGAAACTTTTCCTTCTGTTGACTTGCGTGGTTATGGCCGGGTTTCCGGTGAAGAAGCCAGCTTGTCCGGTGGGGCCAGCCTGCTGACGATCGACTGTGAATCACCTGAAAAAGCCGAACTGCTGCAGGCAAAGTATCTGTCGGATCTAAGCCTATTGCCGAAGACCGAGGGAGCCGAACTCGATTTCCAAGGTGAGGCGGTGACGCTTGTTCAGGCCGACGGCCAAGGCTACATTCTGGCTGCCCGGAAAGGCAACAATGTCCGGATCGTATCGGCCCAAGAGCGTTCGTCTTTGCTGGCTGCGTTGGCTGAAGGGGATTGGTCGGACTGGGTATTCTCCACTGACATGACGGTGCCGATGTATCTGGACCGATGGGACAAATGGGGCTTTCGTTCGCATTTTCGTCCTTGGGCCGGAGCCCCCAAGGAATACGTGAAGTCGCAAGGTGGGGGGAGTTATGATTTTCTGGAGGAATTCGAGTTTGCCGAAGAAATGGGGCAGATCGGCCTATTACCCTTCAACGGGCCGCATTCGATGGATACGGCAGCAGGTTTGGACAACTCGATGTGGTGGGATTGGATGGTGCCGCTCGCACAGGAGCGTGGCTTGCCACTTGGCTTGAACATTAAAGTCGCCGAAGGGAGCGAGGCTCCCTGGTTGATGAACCGTTACCGTGATCAGGAGATGCAGCCGATGCCGCAATTCAGCGGAACCTACATGCGAATCGGATCGCCGTATTTTGGCACACGTGGCACTTCGTCCTGGGCGGCGAAGGAGGCGAACCAGGTTCAGTTCGATTTGGCGGAGTCCGTTTTGCGTCGATTCGAGGATGAAGAGAATGTGGTGACGATCCTGGAGCCACATGGCGAGCTCAAGAATCTGGCGCACTCGATCTTTCTTGAGTACGGGCCCACTGCGGATTCCGGGTATCGGGAATATTTGCAAAGCATCTATGCAGACCTGGGCGAATTGAACACAGCATGGGGGACCGATCTCAGCGCGTGGACGGATGTGCGTGTGCCTGAGGTGGCTTCCTTTGCCGGTTGGAGTGAGGATGCCTATGATCTGACCGGAGAGTGGAAACTGGCCTATGAGACACTGGCTCCCCAGCATCAGGGGAAAGATGATTTACTGTATTACAATGAACGCTACTGGGTGAAGCAACTGGAGAGCGCTCCTGCGCCTGTAGCGTGGTTTCGTCGTGATTTCGACGATTCGGATTGGGCTTCGATCCAAGCCCCCGGCAGTGACTTGAGCTTACTCATCCCCAGCCGTCCGGCTGTCTTTCGACGCCACTTCCAACTGTCGCAGGACTGGTTGAATACGCACGACCAGGTCTGGCTGTATGTCTGGGATATGAATCTCGCATCGAAGGATACCTTTAAGGCAGTGCTCAACGATACCTTGGTGGACGAGTCGGGGCTGAAGCTCATGCGGCCACACTGGACGGCAGTGAACGTCACCGGGCAAGTGAAGGCGGGAGCAAATCTATTGGCGCTTCGTTTGCCGAAGGGAAAACTTTCCTATCGGGTCTACCTATCCGGGAAGGCGCCTCAGGGCTATCCGTATTTCGATTCCGGGCGCAACCAGCAGTGGTATGACTTTGCCATGTGGCACTGCCGGTTGCGTAAAGAGGCGGTGCGTCACGGCTTGGAAACCATCCGTAAGGTCTTCCCGAATCGTCAGGTGGCGCAAATGGCACCGGATGCTTACTTCGATGACGTCAAAGAACTGTCCCGCGAGTATGGCTCCAATTTTCATAACACGGGTTACATGTCCGCCTTCTATGCCGATATGTTGCCGGCATTGATGCGCGGTGCCAACCTTCCGTTTTCACTTGAACCGGGTGGTCCGGCTAAGGACTTGGAGCGCTTCAAATCCTTTCAGGGCATGTGGACAACCGAGGGTGTGCAGGGGATCGATTACTTTATCCACATCGGTTCGCTTATGTGGGACCCCGAAATTCGGCAGCACTTCAAGGACAACCTTTCCTTGTTCGAGTTGATCGGCAAATACCATTCGACCCAGGCGGAAGTGGCCGGCCTTTACTCGTCGGAAAGCACGCGTCTCAATGGCTTCCCCTGGGTGCTCGACCCGAACAAACTGCTCGCTTCCGGTTACTGGATCTGGAATACGCGCGGCTATATCCGGGACTACTATCCGAGTGATGCTTTGAGTGAGTCCTCCTTTGCCAATGGCGATGCGGCAGCCTATCGTGTGATTCTCGATTGCAATACCTCAATCATGAGCGTGGCGATGGTCGATGAAATCGAGCAATACGTTCGCGACGGCGGCACATTTGTGACTTATGCGCAGACGGGCCGTCACGGCACAACCGAGGCAGATGCCTGGCCAATTGAGCGATTGACCGGATATGCGGTCGAGAAAATCGATGCCATGGATGCAGATGGCAAGGTGCTTGAGTCGGGCCTGCTGTCAGTGGCGCCCGGCCAGACCGTGCTGTTCGGCGAGTGGGCGGGCACCCGGGCGAATGGCTTGCACTTGCGCAAGGTCGCGGCTGAGGCCCAGGACGTCCTGCTCTGGGATGACGGCAGCGTTGCTTTAGGGGTGCGCCCCTTGGGCAAGGGCTATGTCGTTCAGGTGGGCTGTAAATTCAGTGCGACCAAGATTCGCGACCGCTTGGATCCGGAGCAGCGCAGTCAGGAAAGTTTGCATGCTTTGCCGGAAGGCGGTGACGAGGCTTTGACGAATTTGCTGGTGCAATTGATGGAGTGGCGGAACGTGGCACCGCTGCCATTTAAATGGGAGGCCGATGGCGATGGGGTGCTCTTGCGACAATATGTTTCCAATAACGGGCTTTACGACATCTGGGCACTTTATAATCAAAATGAATCGAAAGCGATTGAAGGCAAACTCCGCATGCGTGACCGTGCGCCGGCGTGGTGTCTCGATCTGTTGGATGAGAGTTCGGTGGCGATGACTGACGGGGTGATTGAAGTCGCACTGAAGCCGAATCAAACCCGGGTATTCATGACGCCACGCGGTCAGATTACAGATGCGCCGGTTGAATGGTTTACGCTGCAGCGGAACTGGTGGCGAGGCACGAAGCGCAGTGGAGATACGTCGACCGCGAAGGTGAGCTTTGACAACATGAAGGACCTGACGAATGGCTGGGCCTACCACCTGCTTGAACCCGGACAGAGTGTCGGTCAATACGTCGGTGAGGGCGTCGATACCACGGACTGGCCGCGTAAAAAGCGTTTGAGCGCTTGGAAAACCGCCGAATGGCCCGAGCCAAAGACGATCATCCTTCGCCGGAAATTCACCATCCCGGAAAATTGGTCGGGTGATGTCAGCCTGAGCTTGGAGTCCAAGTCCGGATCTTATTTTGCAGGAGAGGGTGAAATCTTCCTCGACGGGAAAAGCATTCACAAGAAGAAGCAATACGGCATGGATGGCTTCACAACAGATGCCTTCAAGCCGGGGAGCAGTCATGAGCTGGCGGTCGTGATTCAGGCCGATAGCACGCTGTGCGGTGTGCGCGGTAACGCCTGGATCTGGCTCTGGCCGACACCGGAGGCCAGTATTGATCTGGCCGGCGAGTGGCAAGTCAGCCCGGATTCTCTGAATTGGACCGGCACCATGAAGCTGCCGGGCAAATACGGCGATGCGACCTTGCTCAAGCGGACGGTCAATGTGCCCACCACTTTTGACGGGATGGAGCATCCGCAAATCTACCTCGATGCCGATGCGCGCGATCTTGTTGGCTTCATTGTGAACGGGCATTTTGTCCGTCGTTATCATCGAATCACTTCGGATCGTTTCCAGCTGAATGTGACTCCATGGATCCGGTTCGGCGAAGCGAACGATATCGAGCTGGTGCCTTACTGGCGCAACCCAGTCGATAGTTCGATCCAGTCGATCAAGATGGCCGTCTATTCCGAACCATATTGA